The Toxotes jaculatrix isolate fToxJac2 chromosome 21, fToxJac2.pri, whole genome shotgun sequence genome includes a region encoding these proteins:
- the mfsd1l gene encoding major facilitator superfamily domain-containing protein 1 isoform X1, whose amino-acid sequence MAQPAEKAYYRFLVLFFNCLLTFGSYFCFDIPSVLQDQFQGNLTCPNATVINGTVDCVVGLGMTPQQYNLLYAIYAWTNAVVVILAGFLIDKLGNRFGVFLFSFLCVLGSSLFALGSHFKGTPYLLPLMLTGRLLFGSGNGSLTIVQNRITAFWFKGKELALAFGLTLAFSRLGSVLNFFLTQKFEEKYGMQWTLWGGALLCVLGFTSAIIVSALDKIGMRQLGLEGAIQEESRKVRIQDMKLLSLRYWLLVLTIMFFYNGIFPFIADASKFIQDKYNDYSQKEAAYIAGAVYDSSLVLSAIVGILIDYVGLRGIFAVACAVLTLPVFGLLAFTFVPPLVSTIWLGVTYSFAAASMWPSIPLVVPQAQLGTAMGLATSIQMIGIGVSNLVVGQILGTKSSETKIPLWRWQRMMIFMLANTICCIVTSVLLNIVDHKQGGTLNKTTKRSGQAERDSDREPLNQGEEEQDGEEDDGGAVRSRSINS is encoded by the exons ATGGCGCAGCCGGCGGAGAAAG CGTATTATCGCTTTTTGGTGCTGTTCTTCAACTGTCTGCTGACATTTGGCTCCTACTTCTGCTTTGACATCCCCAGTGTTCTGCAGGATCAGTTCCAAGGG AATCTCACATGTCCCAACGCCACAGTGATCAATGGGACAGTGGACTGTGTGGTGGGACTGGGGATGACGCCTCAGCAGTACAATCTTCTTTATGCCATCTATGCTTGGAc GAATGCAGTAGTGGTGATCCTTGCTGGGTTCCTGATTGACAAACTTGGAAATCGCT TCGGGgtgtttctgttctctttcctctgtgttttgggCTCGTCCCTGTTTGCACTGGGTTCCCACTTCAAAGGAACTCCCTATCTGCTGCCACTAATGCTCACAGGCAGATTGCTGTTTGGATCAGGCAATGGATCTCTGACCA TTGTTCAGAACCGCATCACAGCCTTCTGGTTCAAAGGGAAGGAGCTGGCCTTGGCCTTCGGTCTGACCCTGGCTTTCTCACGCCTGGGTTCAGTCCTGAACTTCTTCCTCACCCAGAAGTTTGAAGAAAAATATGGCATGCAGTGGACACTCTGGGGTG GTGCACTATTATGTGTGCTGGGCTTTACATCTGCCATCATAGTCAGTGCCCTGGACAAGATTGGAATGAGGCAGCTGGGTCTTGAGGGAGCCATCCAAGAAGAATCTCGTAAAGTG agAATTCAGGATATGAAGCTGCTGTCTCTAAGATACTGGCTGCTGGTTCTCACCATCATGTTCTTCTACAACGGCATCTTCCCGTTCATTGCAGATGCCAG TAAGTTCATTCAGGATAAGTACAATGACTACAGTCAGAAGGAAGCGGCCTATATTGCCGGAGCAGTTTATGACAGCTCACTGGTCCTCTCAGCCATCGTGGGCATTCTCATA GATTATGTGGGTCTTCGGGGCATTTTTGCTGTGGCCTGTGCTGTCCTCACGCTGCCTGTGTTCGGACTCCTGGCCTTCACCTTCGTCCCTCCTCTGGTGTCCACCATATGGCTGGGTGTCACCTACTCCTTCGCTGCT GCTAGCATGTGGCCATCTATTCCCCTTGTGGTACCTCAGGCACAGCTGGGAACAGCCATGGGCCTGGCCACCTCCATACAGATGATTGGTATTGGGGTGTCTAATCTGGTTGTCGGACAGATTTTAGGCACGAAGTCTAG TGAAACAAAGATTCCGTTGTGGCGTTGGCAGAGGATGATGATCTTCATGCTGGCCAACACCATCTGCTGCATCGTCACCTCAGTGCTGCTCAATATTGTTGACCATAAACAG GGCGGGACCCTGAACAAGACGACTAAGAGGTCagggcaggcagagagagactcGGACAGAGAGCCACTCAAccagggagaggaggagcaagATGGCGAGGAGGATGATGGTGGGGCTGTCCGATCTCGTTCAATCAACTCATGA
- the LOC121175630 gene encoding actin-binding LIM protein 1-like, with protein MSLIHLFLLLAVALHAQDGCHPCPPAGKQVIQCFRCMEQCKGEVLRVQNNHFHIKCFTCKVCGCDLAQSGFFVKNGDYLCPLDFQRLHGTLCNNCGEFVEGEVVTVLGKTYHPACFVCTICKHPFPAGDCVTFSGKDCLCQRCMQPASPTPNDINYSSNCTGCGRDIKNGQALLALGGQWHLGCFKCKACRKVLSGEYISKDGVPYCERDYQIKFGVQCEACQKFITGKVLEAGDKHYHPSCARCSRCDKMFAEGEEMYLQGSTVWHPDCRDNNRTEDSNRVSRPKTPCLDYFFPPHELKPTRSSSESSCSRPGSCTPGSPGRTICAKVDNEIIDYRDLAAIPRVKAIYDIEHPDMISYKSVSDNSSALDNKGNRQDRQNPAESTGNVSETTEESFEIRKSLPKSTSHGSFGVHAVYNRHSYTPTMSRAPQHFHRPGLMLSPSLFSGNNDTCSTSPLCHLFLPHTKDEGFHMYKRPPIYKQQDPKSQTSSLPGYGRNGLHPPQSADFSHYNEARYRDFKLTHDGQHALTRMERGMSMPNLLEPKVYPYEMLIVTSTGRVKLPKDVDRTRLERHLSPDSFFEIFGMEIQEFDRLPLWKRNDMKKKANLF; from the exons ATGTCACTGATTCACTTATTCCTTCTGCTCGCTGTAGCGCTGCATGCTCAGGATGGCTGCCACCCGTGTCCTCCTGCAGGGAAGCAGGTCATCCAGTGCTTCAGATGTATGGAGCAATGCAAAGGAGAGGTGCTGCGAGTCCAGAACAATCACTTCCACATAAAGTGTTTCACCTGTAAGG tgtgtggatGCGACTTGGCTCAGAGTGGCTTCTTCGTGAAGAATGGTGACTACCTCTGCCCGCTGGACTTCCAGAGGCTTCACGGCACACTCTGCAACAACTGCGGGGAATTTGTGGAGGGAGAGGTGGTCACGGTCTTGGGGAAGACCTATCATCCAGCCTGCTTTGTGTGCACCATTTGCAA gCACCCCTTTCCTGCTGGAGACTGCGTCACCTTCAGTGGAAAAGACTGCCTCTGTCAGCGCTGCATGCAACCAGCATCTCCCACTCCCAATGATATCAACTATTCTAGTA acTGTACTGGCTGTGGTAGAGACATCAAGAATGGCCAGGCTCTGTTAGCCTTGGGTGGTCAGTGGCACCTCGGCTGCTTCAAGTGCAAAGCCTGCAGGAAAGTGCTGAGCGGAGAATACATCAGCAA AGATGGTGTCCCCTACTGTGAGAGAGACTACCAGATAAAGTTTGGTGTACAGTGTGAGGCATGTCAGAAGTTTATAACAGGAAAAGTCCTCGAG GCTGGGGACAAACATTATCACCCGAGTTGTGCGAGATGCAGCCGATGTGACAAAATGTTTgcagaaggagaagaaatgTATCTGCAAG GATCCACAGTCTGGCACCCAGACTGCAGAGACAACAACAGAACTGAGGACAGTAACAGG GTCAGCAGACCAAAAACACCTTGTCTCGATtactttttccccccacatgAACTGAAG CCCACCAGATCCTCATCTGAAAGCTCCTGTTCCAGGCCCGGCTCGTGCACTCCAGGGAGTCCTGGTCGAACCATCTGT GCAAAAGTAGATAATGAGATCATTGATTACCGAGACTTAGCAGCAATTCCCAGAGTCAAGGCTATATATGATATAGAGCATCCTGATATGATATCCTATAAGTCTGTGAGCGACAACTCCTCTGCTTTGGACAACAAAGGCAACAGACAAGACAGACAAAACCCTGCAGAG TCAACAGGAAATGTATCTGAAACCACAGAG GAGAGTTTTGAAATAAGGAAATCCTTACCAAAATCTACAAGCCATGGATCTTTCGGAGTTCATGCAGTGTACAACCGTCACAGCTACACTCCAACTATGTCCAGAGCACCACAGCACTTCCACAGGCCAG GGTTGATGCTTTCTCCCTCTTTATTCTCTGGCAACAATGACACCTGCTCCACTTCCCCTTTATGCcacctctttctccctcacacCAAAG ACGAAGGCTTCCACATGTACAAGAGGCCTCCAATTTATAAACAGCAAG ATCCAAAATCCCAAACGTCCTCTTTGCCTGGATACGGTCGCAATGGCCTCCATCCA CCACAATCAGCTGATTTCTCCCACTACAACGAAGCCAGATACAGAG ATTTTAAG CTCACCCATGATGGTCAACATGCATTAACAAGAATGGAAAGAGGAATGTCTATGCCTAATTTGTTGGAACCAAAA GTCTACCCATATGAAATGCTCATAGTTACTAGTACAGGACGAGTGAAGCTTCCGAAAGATGTTGACAGAACAAGACTTGAG CGCCACCTTTCCCCAGATTCATTCTTTGAGATCTTTGGCATGGAGATTCAAGAATTTGACAGACTTCCACTCTGGAAACGTAATGACATGAAGAAGAAAGCAAATCTCTTCTAG
- the mfsd1l gene encoding major facilitator superfamily domain-containing protein 1 isoform X2, translating into MTPQQYNLLYAIYAWTNAVVVILAGFLIDKLGNRFGVFLFSFLCVLGSSLFALGSHFKGTPYLLPLMLTGRLLFGSGNGSLTIVQNRITAFWFKGKELALAFGLTLAFSRLGSVLNFFLTQKFEEKYGMQWTLWGGALLCVLGFTSAIIVSALDKIGMRQLGLEGAIQEESRKVRIQDMKLLSLRYWLLVLTIMFFYNGIFPFIADASKFIQDKYNDYSQKEAAYIAGAVYDSSLVLSAIVGILIDYVGLRGIFAVACAVLTLPVFGLLAFTFVPPLVSTIWLGVTYSFAAASMWPSIPLVVPQAQLGTAMGLATSIQMIGIGVSNLVVGQILGTKSSETKIPLWRWQRMMIFMLANTICCIVTSVLLNIVDHKQGGTLNKTTKRSGQAERDSDREPLNQGEEEQDGEEDDGGAVRSRSINS; encoded by the exons ATGACGCCTCAGCAGTACAATCTTCTTTATGCCATCTATGCTTGGAc GAATGCAGTAGTGGTGATCCTTGCTGGGTTCCTGATTGACAAACTTGGAAATCGCT TCGGGgtgtttctgttctctttcctctgtgttttgggCTCGTCCCTGTTTGCACTGGGTTCCCACTTCAAAGGAACTCCCTATCTGCTGCCACTAATGCTCACAGGCAGATTGCTGTTTGGATCAGGCAATGGATCTCTGACCA TTGTTCAGAACCGCATCACAGCCTTCTGGTTCAAAGGGAAGGAGCTGGCCTTGGCCTTCGGTCTGACCCTGGCTTTCTCACGCCTGGGTTCAGTCCTGAACTTCTTCCTCACCCAGAAGTTTGAAGAAAAATATGGCATGCAGTGGACACTCTGGGGTG GTGCACTATTATGTGTGCTGGGCTTTACATCTGCCATCATAGTCAGTGCCCTGGACAAGATTGGAATGAGGCAGCTGGGTCTTGAGGGAGCCATCCAAGAAGAATCTCGTAAAGTG agAATTCAGGATATGAAGCTGCTGTCTCTAAGATACTGGCTGCTGGTTCTCACCATCATGTTCTTCTACAACGGCATCTTCCCGTTCATTGCAGATGCCAG TAAGTTCATTCAGGATAAGTACAATGACTACAGTCAGAAGGAAGCGGCCTATATTGCCGGAGCAGTTTATGACAGCTCACTGGTCCTCTCAGCCATCGTGGGCATTCTCATA GATTATGTGGGTCTTCGGGGCATTTTTGCTGTGGCCTGTGCTGTCCTCACGCTGCCTGTGTTCGGACTCCTGGCCTTCACCTTCGTCCCTCCTCTGGTGTCCACCATATGGCTGGGTGTCACCTACTCCTTCGCTGCT GCTAGCATGTGGCCATCTATTCCCCTTGTGGTACCTCAGGCACAGCTGGGAACAGCCATGGGCCTGGCCACCTCCATACAGATGATTGGTATTGGGGTGTCTAATCTGGTTGTCGGACAGATTTTAGGCACGAAGTCTAG TGAAACAAAGATTCCGTTGTGGCGTTGGCAGAGGATGATGATCTTCATGCTGGCCAACACCATCTGCTGCATCGTCACCTCAGTGCTGCTCAATATTGTTGACCATAAACAG GGCGGGACCCTGAACAAGACGACTAAGAGGTCagggcaggcagagagagactcGGACAGAGAGCCACTCAAccagggagaggaggagcaagATGGCGAGGAGGATGATGGTGGGGCTGTCCGATCTCGTTCAATCAACTCATGA